The Cryptococcus deuterogattii R265 chromosome 3, complete sequence genome has a segment encoding these proteins:
- a CDS encoding ATP(GTP)-binding protein Fet5 encodes MRYAVLVTGPAGAGKSTFCASLITHAQTIGRSVHLVNLDPAADKFEYEPTIDIRDLINLEDVMEELEFGPNGGLIYCFEYLLNNLDWLEDELGAYEDDYLIIDCPGQIELYTHVPLLPRLATFLSTSLNFRTSAVYLIDSQFMQDKSKFFAGVMSAMSCMLSLGISMLCLMSKMDLVKDEKGRTKSEVGRYLDPDPNLLLEDINQSTNPKFNQLNRAVVSLIEDQNIVSFLPLDVTSEDSVNTVLSHIDNMMQYGEDEEPKVPKDMDDGDFD; translated from the exons ATGCGGTACGCAGTGCTCGTAACAGGCCCAGCGGGCGCCGGAAAGTCCACTTTTTGTGCCTCTCTTATCACACACGCTCAAACAATTGGTCGCTCTGTTCACCTTGTCAATCTTGATCCTGCGGCCGACAAGTTCGAATACGAGCCGACTATCGACATAAGAGATCTTATCAATTTGGAAGACGTTATGGAGGAGCTAGAGTTTGGACCGAACGGCGGCTTAATATATTGTTTCGA ATATCTTCTCAATAACCTTGACTGGTTAGAAGATGAATTAGGCGCATATGAGGATGACTACCTTATAATAGATTGCCCTGGTCAAATTGAACTATACACCCAcgtccctcttcttccccgcCTCGCCACATTCCTTTCTACTTCTCTCAACTTCAGAACATCAGCAGTCTACTTGATAGACTCGCAGTTCATGCAGGACAAGAGCAAATTTTTTGCAGGTGTGATGAGTGCCATGAGCTGTATGCTTTCCTTGGGAATTAGCATGTTGTGTCTGATGAGCAAGATGGACTTggtaaaagatgagaagggCCGAACGAAGAGCGAAGTCGGAAG ATATCTTGATCCAGACCCCAATTTGCTACTTGAGGATATTAATCAGAGCACCAACCCGAAATTCAACCAACTTAACCGAGCTGTCGTCTCACTGATAGAAGATCAGAACATCGTCTCTTTCTTACCACTGGACGTCACATCCGAAGACTCTGTCAACACTGTTCTCAGCCATATTGATAATATGATGCAATAcggcgaggatgaggagccTAAGGTCCCCAAGGacatggatgatg GTGATTTCGACTAA
- a CDS encoding palmitoyltransferase PFA4 → MATRNWSRVWVGGTVILISFIAFSSQIFVIWPWYGREISLDLLKLLVPLNLAAFMIFWNYRLCVITSPGSVPEGWRPNIGAMEGMEVKKGTHTPRYCKTCEHYKPPRAHHCRQCKTCWLKLDHHCPWIGNCVGFYNQGHFVRFLLWVDIGTTFHLIIMVRRVLYIAEYYHQEPTLADVLFLVFNFAACVPVWLCVGMFSIYHVYLACGNSTTIEGWEKDKVATLIRRGKIKEVKYPYNLGIYKNIKSVLGPNPLLWLWPQKMQGDGLSFPVDSAAGDHRAQYFWPPQDPSRLPNPPPIPANASPFIYGNNGFNPNLRPTNSLRARRSSTPRIEDENVHSHDQDRHYSSGEERDYGSNSASSSPEPYLSDYDHHGDGPMYPGERMAAQGPRVRRGSEGWEVAPGGGWNAYAAMMDEEVGWDDETGYDEAPGEGPYVERPWEMRGRYNIYDPEEESGYTH, encoded by the exons ATGGCCACCAGAAACTGGTCACGCGTATG GGTAGGGGGAACCgtcattctcatctccttcatcgcattctcttctcagATCTTTGTCATCTGGCCATGGTACGGCCGTGAGATCAGCTTGGATCTGCTCAAACTCCTTGTCCCCCTCAA TTTGGCGGCGTTTATGATCTTTTGGAACTACCGATTATGTGTTATAACTTCCCCGGGAAGTGTACCAGAAGGTTGG AGGCCTAACATTGGTGCGATGGAAGGTatggaagtgaagaagggtacACATACGCCGAGATACTGCAAGACATGCGAACATTACAAACCGCCAAGAG CACATCATTGTAGGCAATGCAAAACATGTTGG CTCAAA CTCGATC ACCACTGTCCTTGGATAGGTAACTGCGTAGGCTTTTACAACCAAGGACATTTCGTTCGGTTTTTGCTTTGGGTGGACATTGGCACGACGTTCCATCTCATTATCATGGTCAGGCGTGTACTTTATATCGCCGAGTATTACCAT CAGGAACCCACACTCGCCGATGTCTTGTTCCTTGTTTTCAACTTTGCTGCCTGTGTCCCTGTCTGGCTATGTGTCGGCATGTTTTCCATCTACCACGTATATCTTGCGTGCGGAAATAGTACCACCATCGAAGGttgggagaaggacaaaGTGGCCACTCTAATTCGCAGGGGAAAGATCAAAGAGGTCAAGTATCCTTAT AACCTTGGCATTTACAAGAACATCAAATCCGTGCTTGGGCCCAATCCACTTCTCTGGCTTTGGCCTCAAAAGATGCAAGGCGATGGACTCTCGTTCCCCGTCGACTCTGCAGCAGGTG ATCACAGAGCTCAGTACTTTTGGCCGCCCCAGGATCCTTCCAGACTTCCCAATCCACCGCCGATTCCTGCCAACGCTTCTCCATTCATTTACGGCAATAATGGCTTCAATCCCAATCTCCGACCCACAAACTCGCTTCGTGCACGTCGGAGCAGTACGCCCCgtattgaagatgagaatgtaCATTCACATGATCAAGACCGCCATTACTCTTCAGGCGAAGAACGTGATTACGGCTCGAACTCCGCTTCAAGTTCACCTGAGCCATATCTGTCCGACTATGATCATCATGGCGACGGGCCTATGTATCCCGGAGAAAGAATGGCGGCGCAGGGTCCgagggtgaggagaggaagtgaAGGGTGGGAAGTAGCTCCTGGAGGTGGTTGGAATGCCTATGCTGcaatgatggatgaagaagtcgGGTGGGATGACGAGACTGGGTATGATGAAGCGCCGGGAGAAGGTCCGTATGTCGAGAGACcatgggagatgaggggaCGATATAACATTTATGATCCGGAGGAGGAATCGGGATACACGCATTGA